A genomic region of Alistipes megaguti contains the following coding sequences:
- a CDS encoding YiiX/YebB-like N1pC/P60 family cysteine hydrolase, with product MKRTLIYIVTLWAAFACTASEPEIRTGDLLFEVGATSEMSGAITAATGDDSPLNFTHVGIAITCEGADSVLEATSNGGIRMTSLDEFLKNASRINDRPAVVAMRLSDTTGVAASVARARSFRGLPYDYSYRPDNGRFYCSELIWESYRTPDGERIFPARPMNFRATDGTMPAFWMELFERQGEPIPEGEPGTNPNDMAHDPHLKEVSRWF from the coding sequence ATGAAACGGACACTTATATATATAGTGACCTTGTGGGCAGCTTTTGCCTGCACGGCATCAGAGCCCGAAATCCGGACCGGCGATCTGTTGTTTGAGGTCGGCGCCACATCGGAGATGAGCGGAGCAATCACCGCCGCAACCGGAGACGACAGCCCGCTGAATTTCACCCATGTAGGAATTGCAATCACCTGCGAAGGGGCCGATTCGGTACTCGAAGCGACCAGCAATGGCGGGATCCGGATGACTTCGCTGGATGAATTTCTGAAGAATGCGTCCCGAATCAATGACCGTCCGGCCGTCGTGGCCATGCGCCTGAGCGATACGACGGGCGTAGCAGCCTCGGTCGCACGGGCGCGAAGCTTCAGGGGACTCCCCTACGACTACTCTTACCGCCCGGACAATGGACGCTTCTACTGCAGCGAACTGATCTGGGAGAGTTATCGCACGCCGGACGGGGAGCGGATCTTTCCGGCCCGGCCGATGAATTTCCGAGCTACAGACGGGACGATGCCCGCCTTCTGGATGGAGTTGTTCGAACGGCAGGGAGAGCCGATTCCCGAAGGTGAGCCGGGTACCAATCCCAACGATATGGCCCACGATCCGCACCTGAAAGAGGTCAGCCGCTGGTTCTGA
- a CDS encoding HU family DNA-binding protein, translating to MKNNMTKAEIVAQISRQSGIEKTVVMTVVESFMENVKESMVAGNEVFLRGFGSFVIKRRAEKTARNISKNTTIKIPAHNIPAFKPAKAFLNAVKENK from the coding sequence ATCAAGAACAATATGACAAAAGCGGAAATTGTCGCTCAGATCTCACGGCAGAGCGGAATTGAGAAAACGGTTGTGATGACTGTGGTGGAATCATTCATGGAAAATGTAAAAGAGTCGATGGTTGCGGGAAACGAGGTGTTCTTGCGCGGCTTCGGCAGCTTTGTTATAAAACGGAGAGCTGAAAAGACGGCCCGGAACATTTCGAAGAATACGACAATTAAAATTCCCGCTCACAACATCCCTGCATTCAAACCTGCCAAAGCATTTCTGAATGCGGTAAAAGAGAACAAGTAG
- a CDS encoding single-stranded DNA-binding protein, which yields MKKIENNFVVTGFVGKDAEIRQFTNASVARFPLAVSRLENNGEESKRVSAFMNFEAWRKNENTGSFDQLTKGTMLTVEGYFKPEEWSDQSGVKHNRIVIVAVKFYPPVEKEETPEKPAKPAKKGKK from the coding sequence ATGAAAAAGATTGAAAACAATTTCGTAGTAACCGGTTTCGTAGGAAAGGATGCAGAAATCCGTCAGTTCACCAACGCAAGTGTAGCACGTTTCCCTCTGGCAGTAAGCCGACTGGAGAATAATGGCGAGGAATCCAAACGCGTTTCCGCCTTTATGAATTTTGAGGCGTGGCGTAAAAACGAGAACACCGGGTCGTTCGACCAACTGACCAAGGGTACGATGCTGACCGTCGAGGGGTATTTCAAGCCCGAAGAATGGAGCGACCAAAGCGGTGTGAAACACAACCGTATCGTGATAGTCGCCGTCAAGTTCTATCCGCCCGTCGAGAAGGAGGAGACTCCTGAAAAGCCGGCCAAACCAGCGAAAAAAGGCAAGAAATAA
- a CDS encoding MFS transporter, producing the protein MSAENWKHTFAVIWSGQAVSILSSSIVAYAIIFWMSVETRSAEVLALSAMAGMLPQAVLGLFVGVYIDRWDRKRTMILADSFIALCTLGLAALFWSGRAELWHVYVLLACRSVGTAFHVPAMQASVPLLAPERQLTRIAGVNQVISSFSDLAGPALGALLLGLTSIGNILLLDVVGALIACTTLLFVRIPNPERPKRKADLWHELREGFAAMHSQPGLGWFFVLAIAIWFLIMPVGVMFPLMTLNHFGGGTWEMSFVEIIWGGGALLGGAIMGARNYPINRIVLINLMYIMVGLSFLLSGLLPPTAFYWFAVLTAAAGVSSSVFNASFVAVLQTRIEAGLLGRVLSLYRSFGLLPSALGLLSTGFLAEQVGLTTTFVLSGGAICLLGCVAFCLPSVLRLDRHPEQPDSSSNKR; encoded by the coding sequence ATGTCCGCAGAGAACTGGAAACATACCTTCGCCGTCATCTGGAGCGGTCAGGCCGTCTCGATCCTCAGCAGTTCGATCGTCGCCTACGCAATCATCTTCTGGATGAGCGTCGAGACGCGTTCGGCCGAGGTGCTGGCCCTTTCGGCCATGGCCGGCATGCTGCCGCAGGCCGTGCTGGGGCTCTTCGTGGGGGTCTACATCGACCGCTGGGACCGCAAACGCACAATGATTCTGGCCGACAGCTTCATCGCCCTCTGCACGCTGGGGCTGGCCGCGCTGTTCTGGAGCGGGCGGGCCGAGCTGTGGCATGTCTACGTGCTGCTGGCCTGCCGTTCGGTGGGAACGGCCTTTCACGTGCCGGCCATGCAGGCCTCGGTGCCGTTGCTGGCCCCCGAGCGGCAGCTGACACGCATCGCCGGCGTGAATCAGGTGATTTCGTCATTCTCGGACCTGGCAGGACCGGCACTGGGAGCCCTGCTGCTGGGGCTCACCTCGATCGGCAACATCCTGCTGCTCGATGTCGTGGGGGCGCTGATCGCCTGCACGACGCTGCTCTTCGTCCGCATTCCGAACCCCGAGCGCCCGAAGCGCAAGGCCGATCTGTGGCACGAACTGCGCGAAGGATTCGCCGCCATGCACTCGCAACCCGGTCTGGGATGGTTCTTCGTGCTGGCCATCGCCATCTGGTTTCTGATCATGCCCGTCGGGGTGATGTTCCCGCTCATGACGCTCAACCACTTCGGCGGCGGCACCTGGGAGATGAGCTTCGTGGAGATCATCTGGGGCGGCGGAGCCCTGCTCGGCGGGGCGATCATGGGGGCCCGCAACTACCCGATCAACCGCATCGTGCTGATCAATCTGATGTATATCATGGTGGGGCTTTCATTCCTGCTCTCGGGACTGCTGCCACCGACGGCCTTCTATTGGTTTGCGGTGCTGACGGCCGCCGCCGGCGTCTCGAGCAGCGTCTTCAACGCCTCGTTCGTCGCCGTGCTCCAGACCCGCATCGAGGCGGGTCTGCTGGGACGCGTGCTGTCGCTCTACCGCAGTTTCGGACTGCTGCCCTCAGCCCTCGGGCTGCTGAGCACGGGATTTCTGGCCGAGCAGGTGGGGCTGACCACAACGTTCGTCCTCTCGGGAGGAGCCATCTGCCTGCTGGGGTGCGTGGCTTTCTGCCTGCCGTCGGTGCTGCGGCTCGACCGACACCCCGAACAGCCGGATTCCTCTTCCAACAAGCGGTAA
- a CDS encoding S41 family peptidase, which yields MRKSIWLFALLAAVGAVPGAKAQQPPVQTVGVELRGDTMVYRTVNVPHRRHGALRGRAWAGYSHTPWSPEQRLFALSKLWMEVRRNFAYMDRFGVERWDSLYRSMIVPVQQARNDVEFYRQLEGLCACLQNEQTFIRHSRDFPQSAIRFEDGWLLRLMDVGGHVVVSEVSRDKAQLMPPGSEILAVDGRPVEAWLGEVMTRVSASTDRVRRRLAVEQMLLDMVGSPHEVTFRRPDGSQACVRLVNARPEAGERIACTALPGHGWDELHEDFRVTWYPGDVACLKIGSFRPGRVFRAFHDAFPGVKNRARALIIDLRWNERGSSRMAAEFLSHLTRDTLLRGAVWRTRIYDAALASWGSDATPADTVGNARVKLAYEYYNDAAFSEPERSAYRFPRSREVLEVPTVILVNDATGSAAECFLALAASQPHMSTVGTPTSGCAGTVALYELLPGLQCGICTQEVRFSDGKEFVGLGIAPDVTVEDTLDDIRAGRDAALEKALELLGVE from the coding sequence ATGAGGAAGTCTATCTGGTTGTTTGCGTTGCTCGCGGCGGTCGGAGCAGTGCCCGGGGCCAAGGCCCAGCAGCCGCCCGTGCAGACCGTGGGTGTCGAATTGAGGGGGGATACGATGGTTTACCGTACCGTGAATGTCCCGCACCGTCGCCACGGCGCTCTGCGCGGCAGGGCCTGGGCCGGCTATTCGCATACGCCCTGGAGCCCGGAGCAGCGTCTCTTCGCCCTCTCGAAGCTCTGGATGGAGGTGCGGCGCAATTTCGCCTACATGGACCGTTTTGGCGTCGAGCGCTGGGATTCGCTCTACCGTTCGATGATCGTCCCCGTGCAGCAGGCCCGCAACGACGTGGAGTTCTACCGCCAGCTCGAGGGGCTCTGCGCCTGCCTGCAGAACGAACAGACCTTCATCCGCCACAGCCGTGACTTCCCGCAGTCGGCCATCCGCTTCGAGGATGGATGGCTGCTGCGCCTGATGGATGTCGGCGGGCATGTCGTGGTCTCGGAGGTGAGCCGCGACAAGGCCCAACTCATGCCGCCCGGATCCGAGATCCTGGCGGTCGACGGCCGGCCCGTCGAGGCGTGGCTCGGGGAGGTGATGACACGCGTTTCGGCCTCGACCGACCGTGTGCGGCGGCGTCTGGCCGTCGAGCAGATGCTGCTCGATATGGTCGGCTCGCCGCATGAGGTGACCTTCCGCCGCCCGGATGGCTCGCAGGCCTGCGTGCGGCTGGTCAACGCCCGGCCCGAAGCCGGTGAGCGGATCGCCTGCACGGCTCTGCCCGGACATGGATGGGACGAACTGCACGAGGATTTCCGCGTGACGTGGTATCCCGGTGACGTGGCCTGTCTGAAGATCGGTTCGTTCCGCCCCGGACGTGTCTTCCGGGCCTTTCACGATGCCTTCCCCGGGGTAAAGAACCGGGCCCGGGCGCTGATCATCGACCTGCGCTGGAACGAACGCGGCAGCAGTCGTATGGCCGCCGAATTCCTTTCGCATCTGACCCGCGATACGCTTCTCCGCGGTGCCGTCTGGCGTACGCGGATCTATGATGCCGCTCTGGCTTCGTGGGGTTCCGATGCCACGCCGGCCGACACGGTGGGCAATGCCCGCGTGAAGCTGGCCTATGAATACTACAACGATGCGGCCTTCTCCGAACCCGAGCGCAGCGCCTATCGCTTTCCGCGCAGCCGCGAGGTGTTGGAGGTGCCGACCGTGATTCTTGTCAACGATGCGACGGGCTCGGCCGCGGAGTGTTTCCTGGCGTTGGCCGCTTCGCAACCCCACATGTCGACCGTCGGAACGCCGACGTCGGGATGTGCCGGAACTGTTGCCCTTTACGAGCTGCTGCCCGGTCTGCAGTGTGGAATCTGTACGCAGGAGGTGCGTTTCTCGGATGGCAAGGAGTTTGTCGGGCTGGGTATTGCCCCCGATGTGACGGTTGAGGATACGCTGGATGACATCCGTGCCGGGCGTGACGCCGCTCTGGAGAAGGCCCTCGAACTGCTCGGCGTGGAGTGA
- the rplT gene encoding 50S ribosomal protein L20 — MPRSVNAVASRARRKKVLKLAKGNFGSRGNVWTVAKNTVEKGLCFAYAHRQLKKRTFRSLWIMRINAAVRAQGMTYSQFIGKLNAKGIVLNRKVLADLAMNEPKAFEAIVNAVK, encoded by the coding sequence ATGCCACGTTCAGTAAACGCTGTTGCGTCTCGCGCACGTCGAAAGAAAGTTTTGAAACTTGCCAAGGGTAACTTTGGTTCAAGGGGAAACGTATGGACCGTTGCGAAAAACACGGTCGAGAAAGGGTTGTGCTTTGCCTATGCACACCGTCAGCTCAAGAAGCGGACATTCCGTTCGCTGTGGATCATGCGTATCAACGCTGCCGTCCGCGCCCAGGGAATGACCTATTCGCAATTCATCGGCAAGCTCAACGCCAAAGGCATCGTCCTGAACCGCAAGGTACTGGCCGATCTGGCCATGAACGAGCCGAAGGCATTCGAGGCAATAGTTAACGCAGTTAAATAA
- a CDS encoding MgtC/SapB family protein, whose product MNMEWDFLIRLCVAGLCGTVIGLDREYRVKDAGFRTHFLVALGSALMMIVSQYGFEDFLASHDGLRLDPSRIAAQVVSGIGFIGAGTIIIHRQLVRGLTTAASLWATAGIGLAAGGHMYLVAAAATVLTLFGLEVLSLFFGGLGSRRTMVVFSAPTRAVVDAMFNRLESRDYAVISYEVEAARTPDGIVYRATLVIRSKGAVSEEGYIDLLRADPDITIERIV is encoded by the coding sequence ATGAATATGGAGTGGGATTTTCTGATTCGTTTGTGTGTGGCCGGGCTGTGCGGTACGGTGATCGGCCTGGATCGTGAGTACCGTGTCAAGGATGCCGGCTTCCGCACCCATTTTCTGGTGGCGCTCGGAAGTGCGCTGATGATGATCGTTTCGCAATACGGCTTCGAGGATTTTCTGGCCTCGCACGACGGCCTGCGTTTGGACCCGAGCCGCATTGCGGCCCAGGTGGTCAGTGGTATCGGCTTCATCGGCGCCGGCACGATCATCATCCACCGGCAGCTGGTCCGCGGTCTGACCACGGCGGCCAGCCTCTGGGCCACGGCCGGAATCGGTCTGGCGGCCGGCGGCCACATGTATCTCGTGGCCGCCGCGGCAACCGTGCTGACGCTCTTCGGACTGGAGGTTCTGTCGCTCTTCTTCGGCGGACTGGGCAGCCGACGCACGATGGTTGTCTTTTCGGCTCCGACGCGGGCTGTGGTTGACGCCATGTTCAACCGGCTCGAAAGCCGCGACTACGCGGTAATCTCCTATGAGGTGGAGGCCGCCCGCACGCCCGACGGCATTGTCTATCGCGCCACGCTGGTTATCCGCTCCAAGGGGGCGGTCAGCGAGGAGGGTTATATCGACCTGCTGCGGGCCGATCCCGACATTACGATCGAGCGCATCGTCTGA
- the rpmI gene encoding 50S ribosomal protein L35, translating into MPKMKTNAAAKKRFTFTGTGKIKRKHAYHSHILTKKTTKQKRNLCYSGTVSAADEAKIKNLLVK; encoded by the coding sequence ATGCCGAAAATGAAAACCAATGCCGCTGCGAAGAAGCGTTTTACCTTCACCGGCACAGGAAAGATCAAGCGTAAACACGCTTATCACAGTCACATCCTGACCAAAAAGACGACGAAGCAGAAGCGGAACCTCTGCTATTCGGGTACCGTATCTGCGGCCGACGAGGCCAAAATCAAGAACCTGCTGGTGAAGTAA